In Planctomycetia bacterium, a single window of DNA contains:
- a CDS encoding C45 family autoproteolytic acyltransferase/hydrolase yields the protein MSPYRVLRITSIVAVALIPVSLRAEDKPAAIRGESSAAPASREIFAKPDVTGGSGHRILVGDGDVRLPLVVVRGTPYAMGWHLGRQMKAEIHQFVPAALAGITKELGVTEAQLTEVWARSAAYADDRVEQELAGLADGAELPLSTLQAVHAVPLLMPYSCSSIAAWGAATEDGHLYQTRNLDWSLEVGAHEFPAMVLYIPDGGIPHIVPSFAGVIGAHTGMNAKGIVLSEMGDSSAKESPYDVHAPHFAIFFRTLLYDGDSLSRTLDIFQNQQPTKRYHFVFGDGQNEHRAVKVRAHSPEGEGKWLSIWKDNDPTDEIAPEVMSCVVYNDEGRGAFPTLKAEHGKLNGEKLVALANQIPIKGGNVENVIYDATALRMWVSYAHGDQEAYQRPYVYVDLKTIDANADGRPDLE from the coding sequence ATGTCTCCGTACCGTGTGCTTCGCATCACCTCCATCGTGGCGGTTGCGCTGATTCCTGTCTCGCTCCGCGCGGAAGACAAGCCTGCGGCCATTCGCGGTGAGAGCTCCGCCGCCCCCGCCTCGCGTGAAATCTTCGCGAAGCCGGACGTAACCGGCGGCAGCGGGCATCGCATCCTGGTCGGCGACGGCGACGTGCGATTGCCGCTGGTTGTCGTGCGCGGCACGCCTTACGCGATGGGCTGGCACTTGGGCCGGCAGATGAAAGCGGAGATTCACCAATTCGTGCCCGCCGCCTTGGCCGGCATCACTAAGGAACTCGGCGTCACCGAAGCTCAACTCACTGAAGTCTGGGCGCGCTCTGCGGCGTATGCCGATGATCGCGTCGAGCAAGAATTGGCCGGCCTGGCCGACGGCGCCGAACTGCCGTTGTCGACACTGCAGGCCGTGCATGCGGTACCGTTGTTGATGCCTTACTCGTGCAGCAGCATCGCCGCTTGGGGCGCCGCGACAGAAGACGGTCATCTCTATCAGACGCGCAATCTCGATTGGAGCCTGGAAGTCGGCGCGCATGAGTTTCCGGCCATGGTGCTGTACATTCCCGACGGTGGCATCCCGCACATCGTGCCGTCCTTCGCGGGCGTGATCGGCGCGCACACCGGCATGAACGCCAAAGGCATCGTCCTTTCCGAAATGGGCGATTCCTCCGCCAAGGAATCGCCGTACGACGTGCATGCTCCGCACTTCGCCATCTTCTTCCGCACGCTGCTCTACGATGGTGACTCGCTCAGTCGCACGCTCGACATTTTTCAAAACCAGCAGCCGACCAAGCGCTATCACTTCGTCTTCGGCGATGGGCAGAACGAACACCGCGCCGTGAAGGTGCGGGCACATTCGCCGGAGGGTGAAGGCAAATGGCTGTCGATCTGGAAGGACAACGATCCCACGGATGAGATCGCCCCGGAAGTGATGTCGTGCGTCGTCTACAACGACGAAGGGCGCGGGGCGTTTCCCACGCTCAAGGCCGAGCATGGCAAACTCAATGGCGAGAAGTTAGTCGCGCTCGCCAACCAGATTCCCATCAAGGGGGGCAACGTGGAGAACGTGATCTACGACGCCACGGCCCTGCGGATGTGGGTCTCATACGCCCACGGCGACCAGGAGGCCTACCAGCGTCCGTACGTGTACGTCGATTTGAAAACCATCGACGCCAACGCCGACGGCCGCCCGGATTTGGAATAA